One Cicer arietinum cultivar CDC Frontier isolate Library 1 chromosome 8, Cicar.CDCFrontier_v2.0, whole genome shotgun sequence DNA segment encodes these proteins:
- the LOC101497815 gene encoding uncharacterized protein — MATTNPLSLSSSQTHTLPLHFPPPLSLPRKPTFLLLSNHYARPNSLRLTTYCKATQLSISEESSSSGNWVPVVPVSALPKGERRVIIQEGDSILLLWYKDKVFAIENRSPAEGAYSEGLINAKLTQDGCIVCPTTDSTFDLRTGEIKEWYPNNPVLRILTPALRKLFVYPVKTDEKNIYISITTGLKSDAATEIVFSGKAQPGITATNVNVDEVRMVVDESQGGFGFTKKNEIINGKAAVIGFLLLLDFELLTGKGLLKGTGFLDFIYSASNALN, encoded by the exons ATGGCCACCACAAACCCTTTATCCCTTTCATCTTCCCAAACACACACTCTTCCTCTCCATTTCCCTCCCCCTCTCTCTCTCCCTCGCAAACCcacttttcttcttctctctaaCCACTATGCCCGCCCAAACTCTCTCCGATTAACCACCTACTGTAAGGCCACCCAACTATCCATCTCCGAAGAGTCTTCTTCCTCCGGAAACTGGGTACCGGTTGTTCCTGTTTCGGCGCTTCCAAAAGGAGAGCGTCGCGTCATAATTCAAGAGGGAGATTCCATATTGCTTCTATGGTATAAAGATAAAGTATTTGCAATTGAAAATAGGTCACCTGCTGAAGGTGCTTATTCCGAAGGCTTAATCAATGCAAAACTCACTCAG GACGGTTGTATAGTTTGTCCAACAACTGACAGCACATTTGATTTAAGAACAGGAGAGATCAAAGAATGGTATCCAAATAATCCTGTTCTGAGAATTCTAACACCTGCTTTGAGAAAACTCTTTGTGTATCCTGTTAAAACAGATGAAAAGAATATTTATATCAGCATTACAACCGGTTTAAAATCTGATGCTGCTACTGAAATTGTATTTAGTGGCAAAGCTCAACCTGGTATAACAGCAACTAATGTCAATGTTGATGAG gttAGAATGGTGGTTGATGAGAGTCAAGGGGGATTTGGTTTTACTAAGAAGAATGAAATAATAAACGGTAAAGCAGCTGTTATTGGATTTCTTCTGTTGTTGGATTTTGAGCTTTTAACAGGTAAAGGTCTTTTGAAGGGAACTGGTTTCTTGGACTTTATATATTCTGCCTCTAATGCTCTCAATTAG